One genomic segment of Mycolicibacterium chubuense NBB4 includes these proteins:
- a CDS encoding alpha/beta hydrolase family esterase, which translates to MSILAPVHTTSRVAAVIVALLGIAVCPPAAVSAAPDVTQGALAFGGVQRTFTVHVPPGGLNGLVVNLHGAGSTGADQAAVTNYDAVADQHGFVVAYPDGIDFSWADGRGASVPDRQGVDDVGFLSALITSLTQQYGIPAGRVFVTGMSAGGFMAQRLACDRADLVAAVAPVAGTLGSAVPCAPSRPVSVLAVHGSADPVVPFNGGAMVGRGGPSDIVAAPAMAGRWRGLNGCPPPVEEPVTGVGDGTAVARSVSKGCAGGTEVDFVTITGGGHTWPAGRFSLPAVSVGPTTQAYDASVASADFFAAHGR; encoded by the coding sequence ATGTCAATACTGGCGCCCGTGCACACCACCTCCCGCGTCGCGGCCGTGATCGTCGCGCTGCTCGGCATCGCCGTCTGCCCTCCCGCGGCGGTGTCGGCGGCTCCGGATGTCACCCAAGGCGCCCTGGCGTTCGGCGGCGTACAGCGGACCTTCACCGTCCACGTACCCCCGGGCGGCCTCAACGGACTGGTCGTCAACCTCCACGGGGCAGGCAGTACCGGCGCCGACCAGGCGGCGGTGACGAACTACGACGCCGTCGCCGACCAGCACGGCTTCGTGGTCGCTTACCCGGACGGCATCGACTTCAGCTGGGCCGACGGCCGGGGCGCGTCGGTACCCGATCGGCAAGGCGTCGACGACGTGGGCTTCCTCTCCGCACTCATCACGTCGCTGACACAGCAGTACGGCATCCCTGCGGGCAGGGTGTTCGTGACCGGGATGTCGGCGGGCGGCTTCATGGCTCAGAGGCTGGCCTGTGACCGGGCCGATCTCGTCGCCGCTGTCGCACCCGTTGCCGGGACGCTGGGGTCCGCAGTCCCGTGTGCGCCGTCCCGGCCGGTTTCGGTGTTGGCCGTGCACGGAAGTGCGGATCCGGTCGTGCCCTTCAACGGTGGTGCGATGGTCGGCCGGGGTGGGCCCAGTGACATCGTCGCGGCTCCGGCGATGGCCGGACGGTGGCGCGGGCTGAACGGCTGCCCCCCTCCGGTCGAGGAACCGGTGACGGGCGTCGGTGACGGGACGGCGGTTGCGCGGTCGGTCTCCAAAGGCTGTGCCGGGGGGACGGAGGTCGACTTCGTGACGATCACAGGCGGAGGGCATACGTGGCCTGCAGGCCGGTTCTCGCTGCCCGCGGTCAGCGTGGGCCCGACCACGCAGGCGTACGACGCGTCGGTGGCCAGCGCGGACTTCTTCGCCGCGCACGGCCGCTGA